The following are from one region of the Flavimobilis soli genome:
- a CDS encoding ABC transporter substrate-binding protein: MAPRSSRRTTAALAAAGVLALALTACSSGATDTPSKPASGASSADGGKLSGKITVWAWEPTLEAVVDAFEKKNPGTEVELVNAGTGNDQYTALQNAIAAGSGVPDVAQVEYYALPQFAISGALTDLAPLGAGALDGVFTPGPEGAVTVGEQVFGLPMDSGPMALFYNEEVFKENKVEIPTTWDEYLEAARTLKKAGVYIANDTGDAGFTTSMIWQAGGKPFTVDGTTVGINLADEGSAKFAGLWQTMIDEELVAPISSWSDEWYQGLGKGTIATLTIGAWMPANLESGVPDGAGKWRVAPMPQWSAGAAATAENGGSSLAVPAATKSAELAYAFVEFANAGDGVQIRIDGGAFPATTAELGSDEFISKEFEYFGGQKVNEVLAQSAQDVVAGWQYLPFQVYANSIFNDTVGQAYVGKGSLVDGLKSWQDASLEYGEQQGFTVSK, encoded by the coding sequence ATGGCACCACGTTCATCCCGCCGCACGACGGCGGCCCTCGCAGCCGCGGGCGTCCTCGCCCTCGCGCTCACGGCCTGCTCCTCGGGCGCGACGGACACGCCGTCCAAGCCCGCAAGCGGCGCCTCGTCGGCCGACGGCGGCAAGCTGTCCGGCAAGATCACCGTCTGGGCGTGGGAGCCCACGCTCGAGGCCGTCGTCGACGCGTTCGAGAAGAAGAACCCCGGCACCGAGGTCGAGCTCGTCAATGCGGGCACCGGCAACGACCAGTACACCGCGCTGCAGAACGCGATCGCTGCCGGCTCCGGCGTTCCCGACGTCGCGCAGGTCGAGTACTACGCCCTGCCCCAGTTCGCGATCTCCGGCGCGCTGACCGACCTCGCGCCGCTCGGCGCCGGCGCGCTCGACGGCGTGTTCACCCCGGGCCCGGAGGGCGCCGTGACGGTCGGCGAGCAGGTCTTCGGCCTGCCCATGGACTCCGGCCCCATGGCCCTCTTCTACAACGAAGAGGTCTTCAAGGAGAACAAGGTCGAGATCCCGACCACCTGGGACGAGTACCTCGAGGCCGCGCGCACGCTCAAGAAGGCGGGCGTCTACATCGCCAACGACACGGGCGACGCCGGCTTCACGACGTCGATGATCTGGCAGGCCGGCGGCAAGCCGTTCACCGTCGACGGCACGACGGTCGGCATCAACCTCGCCGACGAGGGCTCCGCCAAGTTCGCGGGCCTGTGGCAGACCATGATCGACGAGGAGCTCGTCGCCCCGATCAGCTCGTGGAGCGACGAGTGGTACCAGGGCCTCGGCAAGGGGACCATCGCGACCCTGACGATCGGCGCGTGGATGCCCGCCAACCTCGAGTCGGGCGTGCCCGACGGCGCAGGCAAGTGGCGCGTCGCGCCGATGCCGCAGTGGTCCGCGGGCGCAGCGGCGACCGCAGAGAACGGCGGCTCCTCGCTCGCCGTCCCGGCGGCGACGAAGTCCGCCGAGCTCGCCTACGCGTTCGTCGAGTTCGCCAACGCGGGCGACGGCGTGCAGATCCGCATCGACGGCGGCGCGTTCCCCGCGACCACGGCCGAGCTCGGCTCGGACGAGTTCATCTCCAAGGAGTTCGAGTACTTCGGCGGCCAGAAGGTCAACGAGGTTCTCGCGCAGTCCGCGCAGGACGTCGTCGCCGGTTGGCAGTACCTGCCGTTCCAGGTCTACGCGAACTCGATCTTCAACGACACGGTCGGCCAGGCGTACGTCGGCAAGGGCTCGCTCGTCGACGGCCTGAAGTCGTGGCAGGACGCCTCGCTCGAGTACGGCGAGCAGCAGGGCTTCACCGTCTCGAAGTGA
- a CDS encoding LacI family DNA-binding transcriptional regulator: MDSPTTNQPRPSRRRSGPSIGDVAALAGVSAQTVSRVSTGADVVRPETRERVLAAMEELGYSPNNAARALRMGSFGVLGVIAHRLSRAGESHTIDALVEAARRERFTVNLVDVEDPASTGVDEAVRRLSHQAIDGLVIIRAETVTPETLALPPRLPVVVSDSRFVGHHPAVGADQEGGTRDAIAHLLGLGHRTVHHLAGPLDSGPASQRVTAWRQALEARGREVHEPLRGDWTAASGYALGSRFASDPEVTAVFCANDEMAAGLMLALHELGRRVPEDVSVVGFDDIPLSRYLWPPLTTVKQDFGRIGEELVHLLVEQVRNRAVLADRHILVPTRLVVRRSTGAPRR, from the coding sequence ATGGACAGCCCCACCACGAACCAGCCACGCCCCTCGAGGCGACGTTCGGGACCCTCGATCGGCGACGTCGCCGCGCTCGCGGGCGTCTCGGCCCAGACAGTCTCACGCGTGTCCACGGGGGCTGACGTCGTGCGGCCGGAGACGCGCGAACGCGTCCTCGCGGCGATGGAGGAGCTCGGCTACTCGCCCAACAACGCGGCCCGAGCGCTGCGCATGGGCAGCTTCGGCGTGCTCGGCGTCATCGCCCACCGTCTCTCGCGCGCGGGGGAGTCCCACACGATCGACGCCCTCGTCGAAGCAGCGCGTCGCGAGCGGTTCACGGTCAACCTGGTCGACGTCGAGGACCCCGCGTCGACCGGCGTCGACGAAGCGGTGCGCAGGCTCTCGCACCAGGCGATCGACGGGCTCGTGATCATCCGCGCCGAGACGGTCACGCCCGAGACGCTCGCGCTGCCGCCACGGCTTCCCGTCGTCGTCTCGGACTCGCGGTTCGTCGGCCACCACCCCGCCGTCGGCGCGGACCAGGAGGGCGGGACGCGCGACGCGATCGCCCATCTGCTCGGCCTCGGGCACCGCACCGTGCACCACCTCGCGGGCCCGCTGGACAGCGGCCCGGCGAGCCAGCGCGTCACCGCGTGGCGCCAGGCGCTCGAGGCGCGCGGGCGGGAGGTCCACGAGCCGTTGCGCGGCGACTGGACGGCGGCGTCGGGCTATGCGCTCGGGTCGCGCTTCGCGTCAGACCCGGAGGTCACCGCCGTGTTCTGCGCGAACGACGAGATGGCTGCGGGCCTCATGCTCGCGCTGCACGAGCTCGGGCGCCGGGTTCCCGAGGACGTCTCCGTCGTCGGTTTCGACGACATCCCGCTCTCGCGCTACCTGTGGCCGCCGCTGACGACGGTCAAGCAGGACTTCGGGCGGATCGGCGAGGAGCTCGTGCACCTGCTCGTCGAGCAGGTCCGCAACCGCGCCGTGCTCGCCGACCGGCACATCCTCGTGCCCACGCGGCTCGTCGTGCGCCGCAGCACGGGCGCCCCGCGCCGCTGA
- a CDS encoding carbohydrate ABC transporter permease, whose protein sequence is MTSTLAPRKRKSYSVDRPRRSVTLTIVTSVVLLYSLVPLVWLVINATKTQGDLLSTFGLWFGGDFALWDNIVTTVTYDDGIFMRWLGNTVFYVALGAGGATALAILGGYGLAKFNFPGKRWVFAVVIGAVAVPGTALAVPTFLMFSRMGLTNTPWAVIIPSLISPFGLYLMWTFAQEAIPGELLEAARVDGASEARTFGQICLPLLAPGIVTVLLFTMVATWNNYFLPLIMLKDPTWYPLTLGLNAWNAQAATAGGEAVFNLVITGSVLTILPLIVVFLLLQRFWQSGLATGSVKE, encoded by the coding sequence ATGACCTCGACACTCGCTCCCCGCAAGCGCAAGAGCTACTCGGTCGACCGCCCCCGCCGGTCGGTGACCCTCACGATCGTCACGAGCGTCGTCCTGCTCTACAGCCTCGTCCCGCTCGTGTGGCTCGTCATCAACGCCACGAAGACCCAGGGCGACCTGCTGAGCACGTTCGGGCTGTGGTTCGGTGGCGACTTCGCGCTGTGGGACAACATCGTCACGACAGTCACGTACGACGACGGCATCTTCATGCGCTGGCTCGGCAACACGGTCTTCTACGTGGCTCTCGGGGCTGGCGGCGCGACCGCCCTCGCGATCCTCGGCGGCTACGGCCTCGCGAAGTTCAACTTCCCCGGCAAGCGCTGGGTGTTCGCGGTCGTGATCGGTGCGGTCGCCGTCCCGGGCACCGCCCTGGCGGTCCCGACGTTCCTGATGTTCTCCCGCATGGGGCTCACCAACACGCCCTGGGCGGTCATCATCCCGTCGCTCATCTCTCCGTTCGGGCTGTACCTCATGTGGACGTTCGCCCAGGAGGCCATCCCGGGCGAGCTGCTCGAGGCGGCGCGGGTCGACGGGGCGAGCGAGGCGCGGACGTTCGGGCAGATCTGCCTCCCGCTCCTCGCCCCCGGCATCGTCACGGTGCTGCTGTTCACCATGGTCGCGACGTGGAACAACTACTTCCTGCCGCTGATCATGCTCAAGGACCCCACGTGGTACCCGCTGACCCTCGGGCTCAACGCGTGGAACGCCCAGGCGGCCACCGCGGGAGGCGAGGCCGTCTTCAACCTGGTGATCACCGGATCGGTGCTCACCATCCTTCCTCTCATCGTGGTCTTCCTCCTGCTGCAGCGGTTCTGGCAGTCGGGCCTGGCCACCGGGTCGGTCAAGGAGTAG
- a CDS encoding carbohydrate ABC transporter permease, giving the protein MPHVQQSVTAPTPPTGTRRRPRRLDRRWVGWGFIGPFMGVFTLTFLAPIAYSIYLSLFRKQLVGGNAFVGLDNYAAALRDDKFWSALSRVSLFLVVQVPIMLGIALLVALAIDSGRLHGRNFFRIAIFMPYAVPAVVAALMWGFMYGTRFGLIGNLNELLGTSIPNPLAPEWILLAIGNIVTWEFVGYNMLIFFSALRTVPTSLYEAAEIDGAGQWRVISAIKLPAIRGSLVVALIFSIIGSFQLFNEPSILQAMAPNAITTFFTPNLYAYSLSFSGQQYNYSATVAIIMGLLTMLIAYVVQLRGMRKEA; this is encoded by the coding sequence GTGCCGCACGTGCAGCAGAGCGTCACCGCCCCGACCCCGCCGACCGGCACCCGCCGGCGCCCGCGGCGTCTGGACCGCCGATGGGTCGGCTGGGGGTTCATCGGGCCGTTCATGGGCGTCTTCACCCTGACGTTCCTGGCACCGATCGCCTACTCGATCTACCTGAGCCTCTTCCGCAAGCAGCTCGTCGGCGGCAACGCCTTCGTCGGCCTCGACAACTACGCCGCAGCGTTGCGCGACGACAAGTTCTGGTCCGCGCTCAGCCGCGTCTCGCTCTTCCTCGTCGTCCAGGTGCCGATCATGCTCGGCATCGCCCTGCTCGTCGCCCTCGCGATCGACTCCGGGCGCCTGCACGGCCGCAACTTCTTCCGCATCGCGATCTTCATGCCGTACGCCGTCCCCGCCGTCGTCGCCGCGCTCATGTGGGGCTTCATGTACGGCACGCGCTTCGGCCTGATCGGCAACCTCAACGAGCTCCTCGGCACGTCGATCCCCAACCCGCTCGCCCCCGAGTGGATCCTGCTCGCGATCGGAAACATCGTGACCTGGGAGTTCGTCGGCTACAACATGCTGATCTTCTTCTCGGCGCTGCGCACCGTGCCGACCTCGCTCTACGAGGCCGCAGAGATCGACGGCGCCGGCCAGTGGCGGGTCATCAGCGCGATCAAGCTCCCCGCGATCCGCGGCTCGCTCGTCGTCGCGCTGATCTTCTCGATCATCGGCAGCTTCCAGCTCTTCAACGAGCCGAGCATCCTCCAGGCGATGGCACCGAACGCGATCACGACGTTCTTCACGCCCAACCTGTACGCCTACTCGCTGTCCTTCTCGGGACAGCAGTACAACTACTCCGCGACCGTCGCGATCATCATGGGCCTGCTCACGATGCTCATCGCCTACGTCGTGCAGCTGCGCGGCATGCGCAAGGAGGCCTGA